In Myxococcus stipitatus, the following are encoded in one genomic region:
- a CDS encoding DUF4105 domain-containing protein — translation MSLRAAWLLGLLLASTAGAQPEAVREPAEAARTAKPGEAPSHERNTPLGALVPGSSERQALGDAATESLRERVRILKRAGVVLSGAAADDGGLVSEVEAGLASLPPAMRRFPGGPLELVLHPESAPLGMGDGTEARPDWTEEGARLHLYRYAPSAERRVTLRMSRLTDVESERLWRRRAVVHAVVRRWDEARAWSQTVRWRRLSGWLQPLERPLVWKEEARLHFAGAFSRARGQQSASLDLVTFAEELFVPVESLRADALSDDEQVRCQEFSKSRALAELVESSGLGALGGRGACPAFDAWAEKDLLSHFEVLLVAATGRQPESLFGHLLLRPVWREGAQVRGPSFERVVQLVALTGMESRGLDYVVKGMTGAYDTVFLTGTMGDLTHEALELEQRTIRRFHLRLTRGEEERMLERVWELERRGYMGYYFFTDNCASALLFLLNGVLEQERQVRPPGVLWVLPTATLDALAKVEVVGKDGPAGPLLELIPDAFESTGERAVRADTARREALDALSVHVGARELSGLLRLHERLQSPDPDARREAYGELPETVTQVFASARPARRSEVRDTLHAYVAHLVRVERAAVDRMDGEKLAIERLRLLALRTPVEGDAAAGVRERQRIFEREDVLQRKLAVLDRTAMLEESLATAPRRPPSPEELKRLVLAERTEAAFVQATEAQGALSDGVFAEVDAVAFLGKDHRRKVDAETRWAAAALRESGAARTVVSVGVDFPGTGVARPVVSVRTAGMAEALGDARQHGFQPSSELRVLDGELSLEPRWGAPRVVSTDMTLVGYRTLQRELPQFRDSAWDSLGWGAEARVTSDAERPLPYRATVQAEALVIVDEGARFSRFTAVGVGGLARMNWGESMMRPAAGPRLSLAHRTGLPGSGANAVRVEAAYSPTWRLGDTHLTHEAGASLQVEWWLGRAGPFGVLLTPRAQVRWEGSYARLSPHASLNPSTGWSVVAERRLALGLEMR, via the coding sequence GCATCCTGAAGCGCGCGGGGGTGGTGCTGTCGGGCGCCGCAGCGGATGACGGGGGCCTGGTGAGCGAAGTCGAAGCGGGCCTGGCCTCGCTTCCTCCCGCGATGCGCCGATTTCCCGGAGGGCCCCTCGAGCTGGTCCTGCATCCGGAGTCCGCGCCGCTGGGCATGGGGGATGGCACCGAGGCTCGTCCGGACTGGACCGAGGAAGGCGCGCGCCTTCACCTCTACCGCTACGCGCCGTCCGCGGAGCGCCGTGTGACGTTGCGCATGTCGCGACTGACGGACGTGGAGTCGGAGCGGCTGTGGCGGCGTCGCGCGGTGGTGCACGCGGTGGTGCGGCGGTGGGACGAGGCTCGCGCGTGGAGTCAGACGGTGCGCTGGCGGCGCCTGTCGGGGTGGCTTCAGCCCCTGGAGCGGCCGCTGGTGTGGAAGGAGGAGGCGCGTCTGCACTTCGCGGGGGCCTTCAGCCGCGCGCGCGGACAGCAGAGCGCGTCACTGGACCTGGTGACCTTCGCGGAGGAGCTGTTCGTCCCCGTGGAGTCCCTGCGCGCCGACGCGTTGTCCGACGACGAGCAGGTGCGTTGCCAGGAGTTCTCCAAGTCGCGCGCGCTGGCGGAGCTGGTGGAGTCCTCGGGCCTGGGCGCGTTGGGCGGTCGAGGCGCGTGTCCGGCCTTCGATGCGTGGGCGGAGAAGGACCTGCTGTCCCACTTCGAGGTCCTCCTCGTCGCGGCCACGGGGCGGCAGCCCGAGTCCCTGTTCGGGCATCTGTTGTTGCGTCCGGTCTGGCGCGAAGGGGCGCAGGTCCGAGGCCCGTCCTTCGAGCGTGTGGTGCAGCTCGTGGCGCTCACGGGTATGGAGTCGCGAGGGTTGGACTACGTCGTGAAGGGGATGACGGGTGCGTATGACACCGTCTTCCTCACCGGGACGATGGGCGACCTCACGCACGAGGCGCTGGAGTTGGAGCAGCGCACCATCCGCCGCTTCCACCTGCGCCTCACGCGGGGCGAGGAGGAGCGGATGCTGGAGCGTGTCTGGGAGCTCGAGCGCCGCGGGTACATGGGCTACTACTTCTTCACAGACAACTGCGCGAGCGCGCTCCTCTTCCTCCTCAACGGAGTGTTGGAGCAGGAGCGGCAGGTGCGTCCGCCCGGAGTGTTGTGGGTGCTGCCCACGGCCACGCTCGACGCCCTGGCGAAAGTGGAGGTGGTGGGGAAGGACGGACCCGCCGGGCCGCTGCTCGAGTTGATTCCAGATGCCTTCGAGTCCACGGGAGAACGCGCCGTGCGCGCGGACACCGCGAGGCGCGAGGCCTTGGATGCACTTTCGGTGCACGTGGGCGCGCGGGAGTTGTCTGGGCTGCTGCGCCTTCATGAGCGCCTTCAATCACCCGACCCCGATGCGCGACGCGAGGCGTACGGGGAGCTGCCGGAGACGGTGACGCAGGTGTTCGCCTCGGCGAGGCCCGCCCGTCGCTCCGAGGTGCGCGACACGCTGCATGCCTACGTGGCGCACCTGGTGCGGGTGGAGCGCGCGGCGGTGGACCGCATGGATGGTGAGAAGCTCGCCATCGAGCGCTTGCGGCTCCTGGCCTTGCGGACGCCCGTGGAAGGCGACGCGGCGGCGGGGGTTCGCGAGCGGCAGCGCATCTTCGAGCGGGAGGATGTGCTCCAGCGCAAGCTGGCGGTGCTGGACCGCACGGCGATGCTCGAGGAGTCGTTGGCCACCGCGCCGCGCCGTCCTCCGTCACCGGAGGAGCTGAAGCGGCTGGTGCTGGCCGAGCGCACGGAGGCTGCCTTCGTCCAGGCCACCGAGGCGCAAGGGGCGCTGAGCGATGGCGTCTTCGCGGAGGTGGACGCGGTGGCCTTCCTGGGGAAGGACCATCGGCGCAAGGTGGACGCGGAGACGCGCTGGGCGGCCGCGGCGCTGCGGGAGTCGGGGGCGGCTCGCACGGTGGTGAGCGTGGGCGTGGACTTTCCTGGCACGGGCGTGGCGCGGCCGGTGGTGAGCGTGCGCACCGCGGGGATGGCCGAGGCGCTGGGCGACGCGCGCCAACATGGCTTCCAGCCGAGCAGCGAGCTGCGCGTGCTGGATGGTGAGCTGTCGCTGGAGCCCCGGTGGGGAGCGCCGCGGGTGGTGTCCACGGACATGACGCTGGTGGGCTACCGCACCTTGCAGCGGGAGCTCCCCCAGTTCCGCGACTCCGCGTGGGACTCGCTGGGCTGGGGCGCGGAGGCGCGGGTGACTTCGGATGCGGAGCGGCCCTTGCCCTACCGGGCCACCGTGCAGGCGGAGGCGCTGGTCATCGTGGACGAGGGCGCGCGCTTCTCGCGCTTCACCGCGGTGGGCGTGGGAGGGCTGGCCCGGATGAACTGGGGCGAGTCGATGATGAGGCCCGCGGCGGGGCCTCGCCTGTCGCTGGCGCATCGCACGGGGCTGCCGGGCTCGGGCGCCAATGCGGTGCGCGTGGAGGCCGCATATTCCCCCACCTGGCGCCTGGGCGACACCCACCTCACGCACGAGGCGGGTGCCTCCCTCCAGGTCGAGTGGTGGCTGGGCCGCGCGGGGCCGTTCGGGGTGTTGCTCACGCCCCGTGCGCAGGTCCGATGGGAAGGCTCGTACGCTCGGCTGTCACCACACGCGTCACTGAATCCGTCGACGGGGTGGAGCGTCGTCGCGGAGCGCCGGCTGGCACTTGGGTTGGAGATGCGTTGA
- a CDS encoding GreA/GreB family elongation factor: MSKAFTKEDSGGDTELLPLRPRSASGDKRYITPEGYRALQDELTATQGPDSGAEGLTPLEAGVRKQERERRARQLAATLEEVRVVAPEPSQAGRVFFGAWVELEDEDGEQVRYRIVGPDEAEVKSGRLSVESTLAKALLGKEVGESVQVERPRGAVEYTVVAVDYAPR, encoded by the coding sequence ATGTCGAAGGCCTTCACGAAGGAAGACTCGGGAGGAGACACGGAGCTGCTGCCGCTGCGTCCCAGGTCTGCCTCGGGTGACAAGCGCTACATCACCCCAGAGGGCTACCGCGCCTTGCAGGACGAGCTGACGGCCACGCAGGGGCCGGACTCCGGAGCGGAGGGGCTGACGCCGTTGGAGGCGGGCGTGCGGAAGCAGGAGCGCGAGCGTCGGGCGCGGCAACTCGCGGCGACGCTCGAGGAGGTGCGCGTCGTGGCGCCCGAGCCTTCACAAGCGGGACGTGTCTTCTTTGGCGCTTGGGTAGAACTGGAGGACGAGGACGGTGAGCAGGTGCGCTACCGCATCGTGGGTCCGGACGAGGCGGAGGTGAAGTCAGGCCGGCTCAGCGTGGAGTCGACGTTGGCGAAGGCGCTGCTCGGCAAGGAAGTGGGAGAGTCCGTGCAGGTGGAGCGTCCTCGGGGGGCGGTGGAGTACACGGTGGTGGCGGTGGACTACGCACCGCGCTGA
- a CDS encoding MBL fold metallo-hydrolase, whose translation MRNLVAVLVVVPTLALAQPKDVAKAQVTSTPVAGNVHMLVGAGGNIGVSAGPDGLLIIDNQYEPLAPKIHQALDKLSKKKIEYVVNTHWHGDHVGGNAIFGREGRIIAQKEVRTRMVVGRAGGMGNPVPPAKKEALPVMTYDTGMSVYFNGEEVRLLHLPAGHTDGDTVVYFTGSNVVHMGDLFFGDRFPFIDIYNSGGTVEGYVRNVEKVLESLPAGARIIPGHGALSDRAGLERFLAMLRESVSLVRAKIAAGKTLEQVKAEGVPENLKSFDGGPISADFWLETVYRDLSPKDAPKTAADGK comes from the coding sequence ATGCGAAATCTGGTGGCGGTCCTGGTCGTGGTTCCCACGTTGGCCTTGGCGCAGCCGAAGGACGTGGCGAAGGCGCAAGTGACGAGCACGCCCGTCGCGGGCAACGTGCACATGCTGGTGGGCGCGGGCGGCAACATCGGCGTGTCCGCGGGGCCGGATGGATTGCTCATCATCGACAACCAGTACGAGCCCCTGGCGCCGAAGATCCACCAGGCCTTGGACAAGCTGAGCAAGAAGAAGATTGAGTACGTGGTGAACACGCACTGGCACGGGGACCACGTGGGGGGCAACGCCATCTTCGGCCGCGAAGGGCGCATCATCGCGCAGAAAGAAGTGCGCACGCGGATGGTGGTGGGACGGGCCGGAGGAATGGGGAACCCCGTGCCTCCGGCGAAGAAGGAGGCGCTGCCCGTCATGACCTATGACACGGGCATGTCCGTGTACTTCAACGGTGAGGAGGTCCGCCTGCTGCACCTGCCCGCGGGCCACACGGATGGCGACACGGTGGTGTACTTCACCGGCTCCAACGTGGTGCACATGGGCGACCTGTTCTTCGGCGACCGGTTCCCCTTCATCGACATCTACAACAGCGGCGGCACGGTGGAAGGCTACGTCCGCAACGTGGAGAAGGTGCTCGAGAGTCTCCCCGCGGGCGCGAGAATCATCCCGGGCCACGGGGCCCTGTCGGACCGCGCGGGCCTGGAGCGCTTCCTGGCGATGCTGCGCGAATCGGTGTCGCTGGTGCGCGCGAAGATCGCGGCCGGCAAGACGCTGGAGCAGGTGAAGGCGGAGGGCGTGCCGGAGAACCTCAAGAGCTTCGACGGCGGCCCCATCAGCGCGGACTTCTGGCTGGAGACGGTGTACCGCGACCTGTCGCCGAAGGACGCGCCGAAGACGGCGGCGGACGGCAAGTAG
- a CDS encoding class I SAM-dependent methyltransferase: MFHPQGPTFLELAEQALTSVERGYDLLAPKFDYTPFRTPDPVLHASIAELGAEGSIGTALDVCCGTGAAMRMLRPLAREHVAGLDLSQGMLDEARRRLCDAPGTAGFQFIRGDALEMTFDAEFDVVTCFGAFGHILEADEPRLLRGIHRALRPGGRFLFVTGHPPSPLRPGYWVARGFNAAIRVRNALWKPPFVMYYLTFLVPRARALLEAEGFTVEVRDGVLPDPFTPLATVIATKR, encoded by the coding sequence ATGTTCCACCCTCAAGGGCCCACCTTCCTCGAGCTGGCTGAACAAGCGCTGACCTCCGTCGAGCGCGGCTATGACCTGCTGGCGCCGAAGTTCGACTACACGCCGTTCCGCACACCGGACCCCGTGCTCCATGCGTCCATCGCCGAGCTGGGCGCCGAGGGCTCTATCGGCACCGCGCTCGACGTGTGCTGCGGCACGGGCGCCGCGATGCGCATGCTGCGCCCGCTCGCGCGCGAGCATGTCGCCGGACTCGACTTGAGCCAGGGCATGCTCGACGAGGCACGGCGCCGTCTCTGCGACGCGCCAGGCACCGCGGGCTTCCAGTTCATCCGGGGCGACGCGCTGGAGATGACGTTCGACGCCGAGTTCGACGTCGTCACCTGCTTCGGCGCGTTCGGACACATCCTCGAGGCGGATGAGCCTCGCCTGCTGCGAGGCATCCACCGAGCGCTGCGTCCCGGAGGCCGGTTCCTCTTCGTCACCGGCCACCCGCCCTCACCGCTGCGCCCCGGCTACTGGGTGGCCCGGGGCTTCAACGCCGCCATCCGCGTGCGCAACGCACTCTGGAAGCCGCCGTTCGTCATGTACTACCTAACGTTCCTGGTGCCTCGCGCCCGCGCGCTGCTGGAGGCGGAGGGGTTCACCGTCGAGGTGCGCGACGGCGTCCTCCCCGACCCCTTCACGCCGCTGGCGACCGTCATCGCCACGAAGCGCTGA
- a CDS encoding dihydroneopterin aldolase: MSAELAFHPPVVHDSQGRPLDVIELRGLTVDCIVGIYNRERVQAQPLRLDVALFLDTRNAATGGRLAHTVNYGRLAGELRFLLEACRFELLESVVEAVSRYLLAPPTPDVPRAQVTAATVRVIKPLALHGLAVPSLQVHRTADEMHYASEERSFGRLDVIHEGAGYGVYRLRVKPGGQVPASANPAMEESELMLGTGLRAQGQPVERGLAFHWPRGFPRGYDNPTEQEQTVLSVYRPRFLEAESMGVAIPAEGLPAVVGTSYYPHDEPAAPGLSADKQP; encoded by the coding sequence ATGAGCGCGGAGTTGGCGTTCCATCCCCCGGTGGTCCACGACAGCCAGGGCCGCCCGCTCGACGTCATCGAGCTGCGTGGGCTCACGGTGGACTGCATCGTGGGCATCTACAACCGCGAGCGCGTGCAGGCGCAGCCGCTCCGGTTGGACGTGGCCCTCTTCCTGGACACTCGCAACGCGGCGACGGGCGGGCGGCTGGCGCACACGGTGAATTACGGGCGGCTGGCCGGGGAGCTTCGCTTCCTGTTGGAGGCCTGCCGCTTCGAGCTGCTCGAGTCCGTGGTCGAGGCGGTGAGCCGCTACCTGCTCGCTCCTCCCACGCCGGACGTGCCGCGCGCGCAGGTGACGGCGGCCACGGTGCGGGTCATCAAGCCCCTGGCCCTGCATGGGCTCGCGGTGCCCTCGCTCCAGGTCCACCGCACGGCGGATGAGATGCACTACGCCTCGGAGGAGCGCTCCTTCGGCCGGCTGGACGTCATCCACGAGGGCGCGGGGTATGGCGTGTACCGGCTGCGGGTGAAGCCGGGCGGCCAGGTCCCCGCGAGCGCGAATCCCGCGATGGAGGAGAGTGAGTTGATGTTGGGCACGGGGCTGCGAGCGCAGGGGCAACCCGTGGAGCGCGGCCTGGCGTTCCACTGGCCCCGAGGCTTCCCGCGCGGCTACGACAACCCGACCGAGCAGGAGCAGACGGTGCTGAGTGTGTACCGGCCGCGCTTCCTGGAGGCGGAGTCCATGGGCGTCGCCATTCCGGCGGAGGGGCTTCCCGCCGTCGTGGGTACTTCGTACTACCCGCATGATGAGCCCGCCGCGCCTGGCTTGTCCGCCGACAAGCAGCCTTGA
- a CDS encoding queuosine precursor transporter translates to MNLDKRMQFFVVLAAVFVTSLVVGDLIGGKLFEVNLGFVISVMSMGMLPFPVTFLLTDLLNEFYGKKAARFITWVGFFMAIFSYTVIAIAVKIPIAPLTRAPDFTGTVDSAFINVFSGSQRILVASMVAYLVAQFCDITVFNLLKRITKNKQLWLRATGSTLVSQLIDTVVVQFVAWTGVLPTEVIFKIILTSYAVKMLVAVGLTPFIYLGHALVERKLGIKPVVLGEDGEPIAEPVPQVAVATQTPAA, encoded by the coding sequence ATGAACCTCGACAAGCGGATGCAGTTCTTCGTGGTGCTCGCGGCGGTGTTCGTCACCTCGTTGGTCGTGGGCGACCTCATCGGCGGGAAGCTGTTCGAGGTGAACCTGGGCTTCGTCATCTCGGTGATGTCCATGGGCATGTTGCCCTTCCCGGTGACATTCCTGCTCACGGACCTGCTCAACGAGTTCTACGGGAAGAAGGCCGCCCGCTTCATCACCTGGGTGGGCTTCTTCATGGCCATCTTCTCGTACACGGTGATTGCCATCGCGGTGAAGATTCCCATCGCGCCGCTGACGCGCGCACCCGACTTCACGGGCACGGTGGACAGCGCGTTCATCAACGTCTTCTCCGGCTCGCAGCGCATCCTCGTCGCGTCGATGGTGGCCTACCTGGTGGCGCAGTTTTGCGACATCACGGTCTTCAACCTGCTCAAGCGCATCACGAAGAACAAGCAGCTGTGGCTGCGCGCGACGGGCTCCACGCTGGTCTCCCAGCTCATCGACACGGTGGTGGTCCAGTTCGTCGCGTGGACGGGCGTGCTCCCCACCGAGGTCATCTTCAAGATCATCCTCACCTCCTACGCGGTGAAGATGCTCGTGGCCGTGGGCCTGACGCCGTTCATCTACCTGGGTCATGCCCTGGTGGAGCGCAAGCTGGGCATCAAGCCGGTGGTGCTGGGCGAGGACGGTGAGCCCATCGCCGAGCCCGTGCCGCAGGTGGCCGTGGCCACCCAGACCCCCGCGGCGTGA
- a CDS encoding alpha/beta hydrolase translates to MMHSVPQAGVQVRESVVRLKDGRRLAYVESGDLDGHPVFFIHGNPGSRYMRHPDDRLTHQLGVRLITPDRPGYGLSDYQSGRTLLDFPSDLEQLANTLKVGAFSLFGVSAGGPYVAASAWRLGERILRASIVSGAAPLKRPGGMEGVNREYRNAYALAAWPEWLLHPLMAMHDRQVRAHPDRALAALIAHASEDDRHVLSDPLIAAQVQGWRREATRRGVSGMRREAHILASPWDFPLEEIRGEVDLWYWQGDSIVPPQMGRYLASRIPRTVPHFLPGGGHFSIYSHWRDILTSLVRPRP, encoded by the coding sequence ATGATGCACTCCGTTCCCCAGGCCGGTGTGCAGGTGCGCGAGAGCGTCGTCCGGCTGAAGGACGGACGCAGGCTCGCCTATGTGGAGTCGGGTGACCTGGACGGCCATCCCGTGTTCTTCATCCACGGCAATCCAGGCTCGCGCTACATGCGGCATCCGGATGACCGGCTCACCCACCAGCTCGGCGTGCGGCTCATCACCCCAGACCGTCCCGGTTACGGCCTGTCCGACTATCAGTCCGGCCGCACCCTGCTCGACTTCCCCTCGGACCTCGAGCAGCTCGCCAACACGCTGAAGGTGGGCGCCTTCTCCCTCTTCGGTGTGTCCGCGGGCGGCCCCTATGTCGCCGCCTCCGCATGGCGACTGGGTGAGCGCATCCTCCGCGCGAGCATCGTCTCCGGCGCCGCGCCCCTGAAGCGGCCCGGTGGAATGGAGGGCGTCAATCGCGAGTACCGCAACGCCTATGCCCTCGCCGCGTGGCCCGAGTGGCTCTTGCATCCCTTGATGGCGATGCACGACCGGCAGGTCCGCGCGCATCCGGACCGCGCGCTGGCCGCGCTGATTGCCCATGCGTCGGAGGATGACCGGCACGTGCTCTCCGACCCGCTCATCGCCGCGCAGGTGCAGGGTTGGCGTCGCGAGGCCACCCGGCGTGGTGTGTCCGGAATGCGTCGCGAGGCGCACATCCTCGCGTCCCCCTGGGACTTCCCCCTCGAGGAGATTCGCGGCGAGGTGGACCTCTGGTACTGGCAGGGCGACAGCATCGTCCCGCCGCAGATGGGCCGCTACCTCGCATCGCGAATCCCGCGCACGGTGCCCCACTTCCTTCCCGGCGGAGGCCACTTCTCCATCTACTCCCACTGGAGGGACATCCTCACGTCACTCGTCCGGCCACGCCCGTGA
- a CDS encoding alpha/beta fold hydrolase, with protein sequence MTASTSQRLRSFVTGQVELTRAVAHALKARPFNPYPYLKPVIERASGVREPPISATPHTVVYTRGSMRLLRYAAPRRRHRTPILFVYSLINRWYILDFLPGRSLIEHLTREGFDVYAIDWGIPGQDEERLTWSDLLGGLIQTAVKWTLRASKSPDLTLYGYCMGGTLALAYTSLYPEGVRNLVAQATPVDFSKGGVYTLWTSANHFDVDSLVDAYGNVPTPVLESGFLMVAPVQRLTRWLEACRRIDDPDFITTFLAMERWGADPVPFPGEVYRQYIKDCYQQNLFHQGRMKVGGEALDLRRIQASVLNVIAEQDTIAFPAMSEPLVHLVGSKDVETRRYPVGHIGLSASSKGPTHVWPSISEWIASRSQALEP encoded by the coding sequence ATGACCGCCTCCACGTCCCAGCGGCTCCGGTCCTTCGTCACCGGACAGGTCGAGCTCACGCGCGCCGTGGCCCACGCCCTCAAGGCGCGCCCGTTCAATCCCTACCCCTACCTCAAGCCCGTCATCGAGCGGGCCTCCGGCGTCCGCGAACCGCCCATCAGCGCCACGCCCCACACCGTCGTCTACACCCGGGGCAGCATGCGGCTGCTGCGCTATGCCGCCCCGCGCCGGCGCCACCGCACGCCCATCCTGTTCGTCTATTCCCTCATCAATCGCTGGTACATCCTCGACTTCCTCCCGGGCCGAAGCCTCATCGAGCACCTCACCCGCGAGGGCTTCGATGTCTACGCCATCGACTGGGGAATCCCCGGCCAGGACGAAGAGCGCCTCACCTGGTCGGACCTGCTCGGCGGCCTCATCCAGACCGCGGTGAAGTGGACCCTGCGCGCCAGCAAGAGCCCGGACCTCACCCTCTATGGCTACTGCATGGGGGGAACCCTCGCCCTGGCCTACACCTCCCTGTACCCCGAGGGCGTACGCAACCTCGTGGCCCAGGCCACTCCCGTCGACTTCAGCAAGGGCGGCGTCTACACGCTGTGGACCTCCGCCAACCACTTCGACGTGGACTCACTGGTCGACGCGTACGGCAACGTGCCCACGCCCGTCCTGGAGAGCGGCTTCCTCATGGTCGCCCCCGTGCAACGCCTCACCCGCTGGCTGGAGGCGTGCCGCCGCATCGATGACCCGGACTTCATCACCACGTTCCTCGCCATGGAGCGATGGGGCGCGGACCCCGTGCCCTTCCCGGGCGAGGTCTATCGCCAGTACATCAAGGACTGCTACCAGCAGAACCTCTTCCACCAGGGACGCATGAAGGTCGGCGGTGAGGCCCTGGACCTGCGCCGCATCCAGGCCTCCGTGCTCAACGTCATCGCCGAGCAGGACACCATCGCCTTCCCCGCCATGAGCGAGCCCCTCGTGCACCTGGTGGGCTCGAAGGACGTCGAGACGCGCCGCTATCCCGTGGGCCACATCGGGCTGTCCGCCTCCAGCAAGGGCCCCACCCACGTCTGGCCCTCCATCTCCGAGTGGATTGCCTCCCGCTCACAGGCCCTGGAGCCATGA
- a CDS encoding Uma2 family endonuclease: MNEDIQHNAWGWIARLKPEPHPGGDMSDEPPRPKSIHDELEDLPAHVIGEVIDGELHVSPRPLPAHGRAVLRLAHALESFDEGLREGGPGGWVFLPEPELHLGPDILVPDLAAWRRERMPELPEVVGITAAPDWLCEVLSPSTEAKDRGVKMDRYSRAGVKHLWLLDPRQQRLEVYLLETGRWTLCATHTGASSVRAAPFAALNMNLHSLLER, encoded by the coding sequence ATGAATGAGGACATCCAGCACAATGCCTGGGGGTGGATTGCGCGGCTGAAGCCCGAGCCCCATCCTGGAGGCGACATGAGTGACGAGCCGCCGCGCCCCAAGAGCATCCACGACGAGCTCGAAGACCTTCCCGCTCATGTCATCGGGGAGGTCATTGACGGCGAGCTGCACGTCAGTCCTCGCCCCCTTCCCGCACACGGTCGCGCCGTTCTCCGGCTTGCCCATGCGCTGGAGTCCTTCGATGAAGGACTCCGCGAGGGCGGCCCTGGCGGCTGGGTCTTCCTCCCCGAGCCGGAGCTTCATCTGGGCCCCGACATCCTCGTCCCGGACCTGGCCGCGTGGCGACGCGAGCGAATGCCAGAGCTCCCCGAGGTCGTGGGCATCACCGCCGCACCCGACTGGCTCTGCGAGGTCCTCTCTCCCTCCACCGAGGCGAAGGACCGAGGGGTGAAGATGGACCGCTACTCTCGCGCGGGTGTGAAACACCTGTGGCTCCTCGACCCTCGTCAGCAACGGCTGGAGGTCTACCTCCTGGAGACCGGACGATGGACGCTGTGTGCCACCCACACGGGAGCATCCAGCGTCCGGGCCGCGCCCTTCGCCGCCCTGAACATGAATCTCCATTCACTTTTGGAGCGTTGA
- a CDS encoding DoxX family protein, with protein MKLTSVFPAPPSTTASVGLLLLRLVAGAAFMLHGWSKIQSPFNWMGPEAPVPGILQALAALSEFGGGLAWILGALVPLASLGLFFTMAVAVYTHAVVMGDPFVGMKGSYELAAVYLAIAVLMLTNGPGKFSVDALLRKKFARDGSRDMTSPVTNP; from the coding sequence ATGAAGCTCACCTCTGTGTTTCCCGCGCCCCCGTCGACGACCGCCAGTGTGGGCCTGCTGCTCCTTCGGCTCGTCGCTGGCGCCGCGTTCATGCTCCACGGTTGGTCCAAGATTCAGAGCCCGTTCAACTGGATGGGCCCCGAGGCCCCGGTCCCGGGCATCCTCCAAGCGCTGGCGGCCCTCTCCGAGTTCGGCGGCGGGCTCGCGTGGATTCTGGGCGCGCTGGTGCCGCTGGCGTCCCTGGGCCTCTTCTTCACGATGGCCGTCGCGGTCTACACCCACGCGGTCGTCATGGGTGACCCGTTCGTCGGAATGAAGGGCAGCTACGAGCTGGCCGCGGTCTACCTCGCCATCGCCGTGCTGATGCTGACCAACGGCCCCGGCAAGTTCTCGGTGGACGCCCTGCTGCGCAAGAAGTTCGCGCGGGACGGAAGCCGCGACATGACCTCACCAGTCACCAACCCCTGA
- a CDS encoding SDR family NAD(P)-dependent oxidoreductase, translating into MNVLVTGASAGFGKAIARRFIQEGARVIATGRRLDLLEALRTELGERLLPVKLDVTERDGVKQVLGTLPAEFAEVDVLVNNAGLALGLEAAQAARVEDWDVMVDTNVKGLLYCTHAVLPGMVARNRGHIVNMGSVAADFPYPGGNVYGATKAFVQQFSLNLRADLLGTAVRVTDIEPGLVGGTEFSNVRFRGDDTKAASIYANTQPLTPEDIADAVHWVTTRPAHVNINIMSLMPVAQAFGPLAVKRQG; encoded by the coding sequence ATGAACGTGTTGGTCACGGGAGCCTCGGCGGGGTTTGGCAAGGCCATCGCGCGCCGGTTCATCCAAGAAGGCGCGAGGGTCATCGCCACGGGGCGCCGGCTGGATTTGCTGGAGGCGTTGCGCACGGAGCTGGGTGAGCGCCTGTTGCCGGTGAAGCTCGACGTGACGGAGCGCGACGGCGTGAAGCAGGTGCTGGGCACGCTGCCGGCGGAGTTCGCGGAGGTGGATGTGCTGGTCAACAACGCCGGGTTGGCGTTGGGACTGGAGGCAGCGCAGGCGGCGCGTGTCGAGGACTGGGATGTGATGGTCGACACGAACGTGAAGGGGCTCTTGTACTGCACCCACGCCGTGTTGCCGGGGATGGTGGCGCGCAACCGGGGGCACATCGTGAACATGGGGTCGGTCGCGGCGGACTTCCCCTATCCGGGTGGCAATGTGTACGGCGCCACCAAGGCCTTCGTGCAGCAGTTCAGCCTCAACCTGCGTGCGGACCTCCTGGGCACGGCGGTGCGAGTGACGGATATCGAGCCAGGGCTGGTGGGCGGGACGGAGTTCTCCAACGTCCGCTTCCGTGGCGACGACACGAAGGCCGCCTCCATCTACGCCAACACCCAGCCGCTGACGCCCGAGGACATCGCGGACGCGGTGCACTGGGTCACGACGCGGCCCGCGCACGTGAACATCAACATCATGTCGCTGATGCCGGTGGCCCAGGCGTTCGGCCCCCTCGCGGTGAAGCGGCAGGGCTGA